The following are from one region of the Corynebacterium hindlerae genome:
- a CDS encoding ABC transporter ATP-binding protein encodes MTSQLTLDRITQRYGTTEIISETSASIDSGQFVSLIGPSGCGKSTILGMIAGLTSPSTGEVSAFGDRVTGPSPERGMVFQDHALLPWLSAHANVEFGLRSARPELTPDQRHELASEALASVGLSHAAQRKPAQLSGGMQQRVGIARAFAINPKVLLLDEPFGALDALTRHDLQQQLRELWQQSRRTVVMVTHDVDEAIYLSDRILVMSPAPSTIIADLSVRDYRGDLREHLLKLLGHGH; translated from the coding sequence ATGACTAGTCAACTCACTCTCGATCGGATCACCCAACGGTACGGCACTACCGAGATCATTTCCGAGACCTCCGCCAGCATCGACAGTGGCCAGTTCGTCTCGCTCATCGGCCCCTCGGGCTGTGGGAAATCGACCATTTTAGGAATGATCGCGGGGCTGACTTCCCCCAGTACTGGAGAGGTATCGGCGTTCGGGGATCGGGTGACGGGGCCCAGCCCGGAACGGGGCATGGTGTTTCAGGACCACGCGCTCCTGCCGTGGCTCAGTGCCCACGCGAACGTTGAGTTCGGGTTGCGCTCAGCCCGGCCCGAACTGACCCCGGACCAGCGCCACGAGCTCGCTTCTGAGGCGTTGGCTAGCGTGGGCCTGAGCCATGCCGCGCAGCGCAAACCGGCGCAGTTGTCTGGTGGCATGCAACAGCGCGTCGGCATCGCACGAGCATTCGCGATCAACCCGAAAGTGCTGCTGCTCGATGAGCCCTTCGGCGCGCTCGACGCCCTGACCCGGCACGATCTGCAGCAGCAGCTGCGCGAACTATGGCAACAGTCCCGGCGCACCGTGGTGATGGTGACGCACGATGTGGACGAGGCAATCTACCTGTCTGACCGCATTCTGGTGATGAGTCCGGCGCCGTCGACGATCATCGCAGACCTGAGTGTTCGTGACTACCGCGGCGACCTACGCGAGCACTTGCTCAAGTTGCTGGGGCATGGGCACTAA
- the panC gene encoding pantoate--beta-alanine ligase: MTAFQPGQATVFTTIDEIQRMTSALRKTARPVVLVPTMGALHAGHISLVKAAQRIPGAVVVVSIFVNPLQFAEGEDLDAYPRTLEADVEKLRAAGADAVFAPTPREMYPNGPRTVIHPGEVGTILEGASRPTHFAGVLTVVNKLFQITHCSHAIFGEKDYQQLIVIQQMVTDLNLDVQVIGAPIVREADGLAMSSRNTYLSADERELALTLSAALTSGAYVAGKGPDAVVAAARAVIDAVPSIELDYLELRGPNLGAVDPEGANRLLVAARVGTTRLIDNIGIDFGSEEVTGQPRD; encoded by the coding sequence ATGACTGCATTCCAACCCGGCCAAGCCACTGTGTTCACAACCATCGATGAGATTCAGCGTATGACGAGCGCGCTGCGGAAGACGGCCCGGCCCGTCGTCCTCGTCCCGACCATGGGGGCGTTGCACGCGGGACATATCTCCTTGGTGAAGGCAGCGCAGCGTATTCCTGGCGCGGTTGTAGTGGTGAGCATTTTCGTCAATCCTCTGCAGTTTGCGGAGGGCGAGGATCTGGATGCGTACCCGAGGACGTTGGAGGCGGACGTCGAAAAGCTGCGTGCGGCGGGTGCCGACGCCGTGTTCGCACCCACCCCACGCGAGATGTACCCCAATGGCCCTCGCACGGTCATTCACCCTGGTGAGGTCGGCACTATTTTGGAAGGCGCCTCCCGTCCGACGCACTTCGCTGGGGTACTCACTGTGGTCAATAAGCTGTTCCAGATCACGCACTGCTCACACGCCATTTTCGGAGAGAAGGACTACCAGCAGCTGATCGTTATTCAGCAGATGGTGACAGATCTGAACCTGGATGTGCAGGTGATCGGCGCCCCTATCGTGCGCGAGGCCGATGGGTTGGCGATGTCCTCGCGGAACACCTACCTGAGCGCCGATGAGCGCGAGCTGGCCCTCACGCTGTCGGCGGCCCTCACCTCGGGCGCCTACGTGGCGGGCAAGGGACCGGACGCTGTGGTTGCCGCGGCCCGCGCCGTTATCGACGCCGTCCCCAGCATCGAGTTGGACTACCTAGAACTTCGTGGCCCGAACCTGGGCGCAGTCGACCCCGAGGGGGCAAACCGGCTGCTGGTCGCAGCACGGGTCGGCACAACCCGCTTGATCGACAACATCGGTATCGACTTCGGATCCGAGGAAGTCACGGGCCAGCCGCGCGATTAG
- the panB gene encoding 3-methyl-2-oxobutanoate hydroxymethyltransferase has product MTTMVGAMSGYLVPTKQVRVSDLQARKGDKPWAMLTCYDYSTARAFAAAGIECILVGDSAANVMLGYDSTTAVTLDEMAMLGAAVVRGAGNALVVVDLPFGTYEASDEQAVRSATELLRRTGGHVIKLEGGVRMADRIAALKRAGLAVCAHVGFTPQSVNGLGGFKVQGRGDAAQAVRDDVAAVVEAGADMVVFEMVPAQLAADITANCPIPTVGIGAGAGCDAQVLVWHDMLAVPEGGRRPIFVGVFGAVGAELTRGAASYKEAVEKGTFPTADKDF; this is encoded by the coding sequence ATGACAACAATGGTAGGTGCAATGTCCGGATATTTGGTTCCCACGAAACAGGTTCGTGTGTCTGACCTGCAGGCTCGTAAGGGGGACAAGCCGTGGGCGATGCTGACCTGCTACGACTATTCCACCGCCCGGGCCTTCGCTGCGGCCGGAATTGAATGCATTCTGGTGGGGGATTCCGCGGCCAACGTCATGCTTGGTTACGATTCCACCACCGCCGTCACCCTCGATGAGATGGCGATGCTGGGTGCTGCCGTCGTGCGGGGCGCGGGCAACGCCCTCGTAGTGGTGGATCTGCCGTTTGGCACCTACGAGGCATCCGACGAACAAGCAGTGCGCAGTGCTACTGAGCTGCTGCGACGCACCGGTGGTCATGTGATCAAGCTGGAAGGCGGCGTCCGCATGGCAGACCGGATTGCGGCGCTAAAACGCGCTGGGCTTGCGGTGTGCGCGCATGTCGGTTTTACCCCGCAGTCGGTGAACGGTCTGGGGGGCTTCAAAGTGCAGGGGCGGGGAGATGCCGCGCAGGCGGTCCGCGACGACGTCGCTGCCGTCGTGGAAGCAGGCGCCGACATGGTGGTGTTCGAGATGGTGCCGGCGCAGCTTGCAGCGGACATCACCGCGAACTGCCCGATCCCCACCGTGGGCATTGGTGCCGGCGCAGGGTGCGACGCACAAGTCCTGGTGTGGCATGACATGCTCGCCGTGCCGGAAGGTGGCCGTCGGCCGATCTTCGTGGGGGTGTTTGGCGCCGTGGGCGCTGAGCTGACCCGTGGCGCGGCGTCGTACAAGGAAGCCGTCGAAAAGGGCACCTTCCCGACGGCCGACAAAGACTTCTAA
- a CDS encoding thiol-disulfide oxidoreductase DCC family protein codes for MFFYDADCGFCVWSLGYLTRFTRDLPTSPGTGLYIQRNAYYIDPTERVYLGHRAIAQALQRHGRSPLVRIAGGVIDTPLFAAVYRIVAWNRHRLGRFVGAQVCRI; via the coding sequence ATGTTCTTTTATGATGCCGATTGTGGCTTTTGTGTGTGGAGCCTGGGTTATCTCACGCGTTTCACCCGGGACTTGCCCACGTCACCTGGCACTGGACTATACATTCAGCGCAACGCTTATTACATCGACCCCACCGAGCGGGTGTACCTGGGGCACCGGGCCATTGCGCAGGCGTTACAACGCCACGGCCGCTCACCCCTCGTCCGTATAGCGGGCGGGGTGATTGATACGCCACTTTTCGCGGCGGTGTACCGGATCGTGGCGTGGAATCGGCATCGGCTGGGTCGTTTCGTCGGGGCGCAAGTCTGCCGGATTTAG
- a CDS encoding exodeoxyribonuclease III: MTFRIASINVNGIRAAVKERSETNRGFLPWLAQSGADVVLLQEVRATEKQTLEALAPALDDGWHYVGAEAAAKGRAGVGILSRSPLSDVTVGIPGFEDSGRYLHGTIDDITVASLYLPSGSAGTAKQDEKYRFLDVFGEQLVELAVNNPLMVIGGDWNICHRREDLKNWKTNQKKSGFLADERAFMDSVFGVFPDERSQIEAHGTYLGAVEYTSDQPLRQPAAEPLWFDVARRLQPEDAPHTWWTYRGQAFDTGAGWRIDYQAATAGMLERAQRAWVDKAAAYDLRWSDHAPLVVDYS, translated from the coding sequence ATGACCTTTCGTATCGCCTCTATCAACGTCAACGGTATTCGCGCGGCTGTGAAAGAACGCAGCGAAACCAACCGCGGTTTTCTGCCCTGGCTAGCGCAATCGGGCGCGGATGTCGTATTGCTGCAGGAGGTGCGTGCGACAGAGAAACAAACTCTTGAGGCTCTGGCCCCCGCGCTTGACGACGGCTGGCACTACGTAGGTGCCGAAGCCGCCGCGAAGGGGCGCGCCGGAGTGGGAATCCTCTCTCGTTCCCCGCTGAGCGACGTCACCGTGGGAATCCCGGGATTTGAGGATTCCGGCCGCTACCTGCACGGTACGATCGACGATATCACCGTGGCGTCCCTGTACCTGCCATCGGGGTCGGCAGGGACAGCGAAGCAGGACGAAAAGTACCGTTTCTTGGATGTCTTTGGGGAGCAGCTGGTCGAGTTGGCGGTGAACAACCCGCTCATGGTGATCGGCGGCGACTGGAACATCTGCCACCGCCGGGAGGACCTGAAGAACTGGAAAACCAACCAGAAGAAGTCCGGTTTCCTCGCGGACGAACGGGCATTCATGGATTCCGTGTTCGGCGTGTTCCCCGATGAACGCTCCCAAATCGAAGCCCATGGCACCTATCTGGGCGCGGTTGAATACACCTCCGACCAGCCATTACGCCAGCCGGCGGCTGAACCACTGTGGTTTGACGTGGCCCGTCGCCTCCAGCCGGAAGATGCGCCGCACACCTGGTGGACCTATCGTGGCCAGGCCTTCGATACCGGCGCCGGGTGGCGTATCGACTACCAAGCGGCAACGGCAGGCATGCTGGAGCGCGCGCAGCGGGCGTGGGTAGACAAAGCCGCCGCCTACGATCTGCGCTGGTCGGACCATGCTCCGCTCGTGGTGGATTACTCCTAA